In Microtus ochrogaster isolate Prairie Vole_2 unplaced genomic scaffold, MicOch1.0 UNK103, whole genome shotgun sequence, one genomic interval encodes:
- the Samd4b gene encoding protein Smaug homolog 2 isoform X2 — MMFRDQVGILASWFKGWNECEQTVALLSLLKRVTRTQARFLQLCLEHSLADCNDIHLLESEANSAAIVSQWQQESKEKVVSLLLSHLPLLQPGNTEAKSEYMRLLQKVLAYSIESNAFIEESRQLLSYALIHPATTLEDRNALALWLSHLEERLASGFRTRPEPSYHSRQGSDEWGGPAELTPGEAGPGWQDKPPRENGHVPFHPSSSVPPAINSIGSNANTGLPCQIHPSPLKRSMSLIPTSPQAPDVPSWLKSLRLHKYAALFSQMSYEEMMTLTEQHLESQNVTKGARHKIALSIQKLRERQSVLKSLEKDVLEGGNLRNALQELQQIIITPIKAYSVLQATPTAKDGGRGEPLLPGAEPPLTHLGTDKGTEAKDPPAAENYPSPPAPAPTDSSEPVPAPVADGDIPSQFTRVMGKVCTQLLVSRPDEENITSYLQLIEKCLTHEAFTETQKKRLLSWKQQVLKLLRTFPRKAALDMQNYRQQKGWAFGSNSLPIAGSVGMGVARRTQRQFPMPPRALPPGRMGLLSPSGIGGVSPRHALTSPSLGGQGRQNLWFANPGGSNSMPSQSRSSVQRTHSLPVHSSPQAILMFPPDCPVPGPDLEINPTLESLCLSMTEHALGDGTDKTSTI; from the exons ATGATGTTCCGAGACCAAGTAGGCATCCTCGCTAGCTGGTTCAAGGGCTGGAATGAATGTGAGCAGACAGTGGCTCTGCTGTCGCTTCTGAAGCGGGTCACCCGTACCCAAGCCCGCTTTCTGCAGCTCTGCCTGGAGCACTCGCTGGCAGACTGCAATGATATCCACCTGCTGGAGTCAGAGGCCAACAGTGCTG CCATCGTCAGCCAGTGGCAACAGGAGTCCAAAGAGAAGGTGGTATCCCTCTTGCTATCCCACCTGCCCCTACTCCAACCAGGCAACACAGAGGCCAAGTCCGAGTACATGAGACTGCTGCAGAAGGTGCTGGCCTACTCCATTGAGAGCAATGCCTTCATTGAGGAGAGCCGCCAACTTCTCTCCTATGCCCTCATCCACCCAGCCACCACGCTGGAGGACCGCAATGCGCTCGCCCTCTGGTTGAGCCATCTGGAAGAGCGGCTGGCTAGTGGTTTTCGCACCCGACCAGAGCCCTCCTACCATTCACGCCAGGGCTCAGATGAGTGGGGGGGACCTGCAGAGCTGACCCCTGGAGAGGCAGGACCAGGCTGGCAGGACAAGCCACCCCGAGAAAATGGACATGTACCCTTCCACCCATCCAGCTCAGTGCCGCCGGCCATCAACAGTATTGGGAGCAATGCAAACACAG GTCTCCCCTGCCAAATCCACCCTAGCCCGCTGAAGCGCTCCATGTCACTCATCCCTACAAGCCCCCAGGCCCCTG ATGTGCCCTCATGGCTCAAGAGCCTCCGCTTGCACAAGTATGCTGCTTTGTTCTCACAGATGAGCTATGAAGAGATGATGACCCTAACAGAGCAGCACCTAGAGTCGCAG AATGTCACCAAAGGTGCCCGGCACAAGATAGCCCTGAGCATCCAGAAGCTTCGTGAAAGACAGAGCGTCCTCAAGTCCCTAGAGAAG GATGTGCTGGAAGGTGGCAATCTGCGGAACGCTCTGCAGGAGCTGCAGCAGATCATCATCACCCCTATCAAGGCCTACAGTGTCCTTCAGGCCACCCCTACTGCCAAGGATGGGGGTCGGGGGGAGCCGCTACTGCCAGGTGCTGAGCCTCCCCTCACCCATCTTGGAACAGACAAGGGCACTGAGGCCAAGGACCCTCCAGCTGCAGAGAACTATCCTTCTCCACCAGCTCCAGCTCCCACTGATAGCAGTGAGCCAGTCCCAGCTCCCGTCGCCGATGGAGACATCCCCAGCCAGTTTACACGGGTGATGGGCAAag TATGCACCCAGCTGCTGGTGTCCCGACCAGATGAGGAGAACATCACCAGTTACCTCCAGCTCATCGAAAAGTGCCTGACTCATGAG GCtttcacagagacacagaagaagcggCTGCTGTCCTGGAAGCAGCAAGTGCTGAAACTCCTCCGGACATTTCCGCGAAAAGCTGCATTGGACATGCAGAACTACCGGCAGCAGAAGGG CTGGGCATTTGGCTCCAACTCACTCCCCATAGCTGGCTCTGTGGGGATGGGTGTGGCCCGGCGGACCCAGCGGCAGTTCCCAATGCCTCCTCGGGCCCTCCCACCTGGCAGGATGGGCCTCCTGAGCCCTTCAGGCATTGGGGGTGTCTCTCCTCGACATGCCCTTACCAGCCCCAGTCTTGGGGGTCAGGGCCGACAG AACCTGTGGTTTGCCAACCCTGGAGGCAGTAACAGCATGCCCAGCCAGAGCCGCAGCTCTGTGCAGCGCACTCACTCGCTCCCAGTCCACTCGTCACCCCAGGCTATTCTCATGTTCCCTCCAG ATTGCCCGGTACCTGGGCCTGACCTGGAAATTAATCCCACCCTGGAGTCTCTGTGTCTGAGCATGACAGAACACGCCTTGGGTG ATGGGACAGACAAAACCTCCACCATCTGA
- the Samd4b gene encoding protein Smaug homolog 2 isoform X1 has translation MMFRDQVGILASWFKGWNECEQTVALLSLLKRVTRTQARFLQLCLEHSLADCNDIHLLESEANSAAIVSQWQQESKEKVVSLLLSHLPLLQPGNTEAKSEYMRLLQKVLAYSIESNAFIEESRQLLSYALIHPATTLEDRNALALWLSHLEERLASGFRTRPEPSYHSRQGSDEWGGPAELTPGEAGPGWQDKPPRENGHVPFHPSSSVPPAINSIGSNANTGLPCQIHPSPLKRSMSLIPTSPQAPGEWPSPEELGARAAFTTPDHAPLSPQSSVASSGSEQTEEQGSSRNTFQEDGSGMKDVPSWLKSLRLHKYAALFSQMSYEEMMTLTEQHLESQNVTKGARHKIALSIQKLRERQSVLKSLEKDVLEGGNLRNALQELQQIIITPIKAYSVLQATPTAKDGGRGEPLLPGAEPPLTHLGTDKGTEAKDPPAAENYPSPPAPAPTDSSEPVPAPVADGDIPSQFTRVMGKVCTQLLVSRPDEENITSYLQLIEKCLTHEAFTETQKKRLLSWKQQVLKLLRTFPRKAALDMQNYRQQKGWAFGSNSLPIAGSVGMGVARRTQRQFPMPPRALPPGRMGLLSPSGIGGVSPRHALTSPSLGGQGRQNLWFANPGGSNSMPSQSRSSVQRTHSLPVHSSPQAILMFPPDCPVPGPDLEINPTLESLCLSMTEHALGDGTDKTSTI, from the exons ATGATGTTCCGAGACCAAGTAGGCATCCTCGCTAGCTGGTTCAAGGGCTGGAATGAATGTGAGCAGACAGTGGCTCTGCTGTCGCTTCTGAAGCGGGTCACCCGTACCCAAGCCCGCTTTCTGCAGCTCTGCCTGGAGCACTCGCTGGCAGACTGCAATGATATCCACCTGCTGGAGTCAGAGGCCAACAGTGCTG CCATCGTCAGCCAGTGGCAACAGGAGTCCAAAGAGAAGGTGGTATCCCTCTTGCTATCCCACCTGCCCCTACTCCAACCAGGCAACACAGAGGCCAAGTCCGAGTACATGAGACTGCTGCAGAAGGTGCTGGCCTACTCCATTGAGAGCAATGCCTTCATTGAGGAGAGCCGCCAACTTCTCTCCTATGCCCTCATCCACCCAGCCACCACGCTGGAGGACCGCAATGCGCTCGCCCTCTGGTTGAGCCATCTGGAAGAGCGGCTGGCTAGTGGTTTTCGCACCCGACCAGAGCCCTCCTACCATTCACGCCAGGGCTCAGATGAGTGGGGGGGACCTGCAGAGCTGACCCCTGGAGAGGCAGGACCAGGCTGGCAGGACAAGCCACCCCGAGAAAATGGACATGTACCCTTCCACCCATCCAGCTCAGTGCCGCCGGCCATCAACAGTATTGGGAGCAATGCAAACACAG GTCTCCCCTGCCAAATCCACCCTAGCCCGCTGAAGCGCTCCATGTCACTCATCCCTACAAGCCCCCAGGCCCCTGGTGAGTGGCCGAGTCCAGAGGAGCTTGGGGCCCGGGCTGCTTTCACCACGCCCGACCACGCACCCCTCTCGCCACAGAGCAGTGTGGCCTCCTCTGGCAGTGAGCAGACGGAGGAGCAGGGCTCCAGCCGGAACACTTTCCAGGAGGATGGCAGCGGGATGAAAG ATGTGCCCTCATGGCTCAAGAGCCTCCGCTTGCACAAGTATGCTGCTTTGTTCTCACAGATGAGCTATGAAGAGATGATGACCCTAACAGAGCAGCACCTAGAGTCGCAG AATGTCACCAAAGGTGCCCGGCACAAGATAGCCCTGAGCATCCAGAAGCTTCGTGAAAGACAGAGCGTCCTCAAGTCCCTAGAGAAG GATGTGCTGGAAGGTGGCAATCTGCGGAACGCTCTGCAGGAGCTGCAGCAGATCATCATCACCCCTATCAAGGCCTACAGTGTCCTTCAGGCCACCCCTACTGCCAAGGATGGGGGTCGGGGGGAGCCGCTACTGCCAGGTGCTGAGCCTCCCCTCACCCATCTTGGAACAGACAAGGGCACTGAGGCCAAGGACCCTCCAGCTGCAGAGAACTATCCTTCTCCACCAGCTCCAGCTCCCACTGATAGCAGTGAGCCAGTCCCAGCTCCCGTCGCCGATGGAGACATCCCCAGCCAGTTTACACGGGTGATGGGCAAag TATGCACCCAGCTGCTGGTGTCCCGACCAGATGAGGAGAACATCACCAGTTACCTCCAGCTCATCGAAAAGTGCCTGACTCATGAG GCtttcacagagacacagaagaagcggCTGCTGTCCTGGAAGCAGCAAGTGCTGAAACTCCTCCGGACATTTCCGCGAAAAGCTGCATTGGACATGCAGAACTACCGGCAGCAGAAGGG CTGGGCATTTGGCTCCAACTCACTCCCCATAGCTGGCTCTGTGGGGATGGGTGTGGCCCGGCGGACCCAGCGGCAGTTCCCAATGCCTCCTCGGGCCCTCCCACCTGGCAGGATGGGCCTCCTGAGCCCTTCAGGCATTGGGGGTGTCTCTCCTCGACATGCCCTTACCAGCCCCAGTCTTGGGGGTCAGGGCCGACAG AACCTGTGGTTTGCCAACCCTGGAGGCAGTAACAGCATGCCCAGCCAGAGCCGCAGCTCTGTGCAGCGCACTCACTCGCTCCCAGTCCACTCGTCACCCCAGGCTATTCTCATGTTCCCTCCAG ATTGCCCGGTACCTGGGCCTGACCTGGAAATTAATCCCACCCTGGAGTCTCTGTGTCTGAGCATGACAGAACACGCCTTGGGTG ATGGGACAGACAAAACCTCCACCATCTGA
- the Samd4b gene encoding protein Smaug homolog 2 isoform X3, whose protein sequence is MRLLQKVLAYSIESNAFIEESRQLLSYALIHPATTLEDRNALALWLSHLEERLASGFRTRPEPSYHSRQGSDEWGGPAELTPGEAGPGWQDKPPRENGHVPFHPSSSVPPAINSIGSNANTGLPCQIHPSPLKRSMSLIPTSPQAPGEWPSPEELGARAAFTTPDHAPLSPQSSVASSGSEQTEEQGSSRNTFQEDGSGMKDVPSWLKSLRLHKYAALFSQMSYEEMMTLTEQHLESQNVTKGARHKIALSIQKLRERQSVLKSLEKDVLEGGNLRNALQELQQIIITPIKAYSVLQATPTAKDGGRGEPLLPGAEPPLTHLGTDKGTEAKDPPAAENYPSPPAPAPTDSSEPVPAPVADGDIPSQFTRVMGKVCTQLLVSRPDEENITSYLQLIEKCLTHEAFTETQKKRLLSWKQQVLKLLRTFPRKAALDMQNYRQQKGWAFGSNSLPIAGSVGMGVARRTQRQFPMPPRALPPGRMGLLSPSGIGGVSPRHALTSPSLGGQGRQNLWFANPGGSNSMPSQSRSSVQRTHSLPVHSSPQAILMFPPDCPVPGPDLEINPTLESLCLSMTEHALGDGTDKTSTI, encoded by the exons ATGAGACTGCTGCAGAAGGTGCTGGCCTACTCCATTGAGAGCAATGCCTTCATTGAGGAGAGCCGCCAACTTCTCTCCTATGCCCTCATCCACCCAGCCACCACGCTGGAGGACCGCAATGCGCTCGCCCTCTGGTTGAGCCATCTGGAAGAGCGGCTGGCTAGTGGTTTTCGCACCCGACCAGAGCCCTCCTACCATTCACGCCAGGGCTCAGATGAGTGGGGGGGACCTGCAGAGCTGACCCCTGGAGAGGCAGGACCAGGCTGGCAGGACAAGCCACCCCGAGAAAATGGACATGTACCCTTCCACCCATCCAGCTCAGTGCCGCCGGCCATCAACAGTATTGGGAGCAATGCAAACACAG GTCTCCCCTGCCAAATCCACCCTAGCCCGCTGAAGCGCTCCATGTCACTCATCCCTACAAGCCCCCAGGCCCCTGGTGAGTGGCCGAGTCCAGAGGAGCTTGGGGCCCGGGCTGCTTTCACCACGCCCGACCACGCACCCCTCTCGCCACAGAGCAGTGTGGCCTCCTCTGGCAGTGAGCAGACGGAGGAGCAGGGCTCCAGCCGGAACACTTTCCAGGAGGATGGCAGCGGGATGAAAG ATGTGCCCTCATGGCTCAAGAGCCTCCGCTTGCACAAGTATGCTGCTTTGTTCTCACAGATGAGCTATGAAGAGATGATGACCCTAACAGAGCAGCACCTAGAGTCGCAG AATGTCACCAAAGGTGCCCGGCACAAGATAGCCCTGAGCATCCAGAAGCTTCGTGAAAGACAGAGCGTCCTCAAGTCCCTAGAGAAG GATGTGCTGGAAGGTGGCAATCTGCGGAACGCTCTGCAGGAGCTGCAGCAGATCATCATCACCCCTATCAAGGCCTACAGTGTCCTTCAGGCCACCCCTACTGCCAAGGATGGGGGTCGGGGGGAGCCGCTACTGCCAGGTGCTGAGCCTCCCCTCACCCATCTTGGAACAGACAAGGGCACTGAGGCCAAGGACCCTCCAGCTGCAGAGAACTATCCTTCTCCACCAGCTCCAGCTCCCACTGATAGCAGTGAGCCAGTCCCAGCTCCCGTCGCCGATGGAGACATCCCCAGCCAGTTTACACGGGTGATGGGCAAag TATGCACCCAGCTGCTGGTGTCCCGACCAGATGAGGAGAACATCACCAGTTACCTCCAGCTCATCGAAAAGTGCCTGACTCATGAG GCtttcacagagacacagaagaagcggCTGCTGTCCTGGAAGCAGCAAGTGCTGAAACTCCTCCGGACATTTCCGCGAAAAGCTGCATTGGACATGCAGAACTACCGGCAGCAGAAGGG CTGGGCATTTGGCTCCAACTCACTCCCCATAGCTGGCTCTGTGGGGATGGGTGTGGCCCGGCGGACCCAGCGGCAGTTCCCAATGCCTCCTCGGGCCCTCCCACCTGGCAGGATGGGCCTCCTGAGCCCTTCAGGCATTGGGGGTGTCTCTCCTCGACATGCCCTTACCAGCCCCAGTCTTGGGGGTCAGGGCCGACAG AACCTGTGGTTTGCCAACCCTGGAGGCAGTAACAGCATGCCCAGCCAGAGCCGCAGCTCTGTGCAGCGCACTCACTCGCTCCCAGTCCACTCGTCACCCCAGGCTATTCTCATGTTCCCTCCAG ATTGCCCGGTACCTGGGCCTGACCTGGAAATTAATCCCACCCTGGAGTCTCTGTGTCTGAGCATGACAGAACACGCCTTGGGTG ATGGGACAGACAAAACCTCCACCATCTGA
- the Paf1 gene encoding RNA polymerase II-associated factor 1 homolog has translation MAPTIQTQAQREDGHRPNSHRTLPERSGVVCRVKYCNSLPDIPFDPKFITYPFDQNRFVQYKATSLEKQHKHDLLTEPDLGVTIDLINPDTYRIDPNVLLDPADEKLLEEEIQAPTSSKRSQQHAKVVPWMRKTEYISTEFNRYGISNEKPEVKIGVSVKQQFTEEEIYKDRDSQITAIEKTFEDAQKSISQHYSKPRVTPVEVMPVFPDFKMWINPCAQVIFDSDPAPKDTSGAAALEMMSQAMIRGMMDEEGNQFVAYFLPVEETLKKRKRDQEEEMDYAPDDVYDYKIAREYNWNVKNKASKGYEENYFFIFREGDGVYYNELETRVRLSKRRAKAGVQSGTNALLVVKHRDMNEKELEAQEARKAQLENHEPEEEEEEEMEAEEKEAGGSDEEHEKGSSSEKEGSEDERSGSESDREEGDRDEASDKSGSGEDESSEDEARAARDKEEIFGSDADSEDDADSDDEERGQARRGSDNDSDSGSDGGGQRSRSQSRSRSRSASPFPSGSEHSAQEDGSEAAASDSSEADSDSD, from the exons ATGGCGCCCACCATCCAGACCCAGGCCCAGCGGGAAGATGGCCACAG GCCCAATTCCCACCGGACCTTGCCTGAGAG GTCTGGAGTGGTCTGTCGAGTCAAATACTGCAATAGTCTTCCAGACATCCCATTTGACCCCAAGTTCATCACCTACCCCTTCGACCAGAACAG GTTTGTTCAGTATAAAGCAACTTCTTTGGAGAAACAGCACAAACATGACCTTCTGACTGAGCCTGACCTGGGGGTCACCATTGATCTCATCAACCCTGACACCTATCGCATCGATCCCAATG TTCTTCTGGATCCAGCTGATGAGAAGCTTTTGGAAGAGGAGATTCAGGCTCCCACCAGCTCTAAGAG ATCTCAGCAGCACGCGAAGGTGGTACCATGGATGCGGAAGACAGAGTATATCTCCACTGAGTTCAACAGATATGGCATCTCCAATGAGAAGCCTGAGGTCAA GATTGGGGTTTCTGTGAAGCAGCAgttcacagaggaagaaatataCAAAGACAGGGACAGTCAGATTACAGCTATTGAGAAGACTTTTGAAGATGCCCAGAAATCG ATCTCCCAGCATTACAGCAAGCCCAGAGTGACACCAGTGGAGGTCATGCCTGTCTTCCCAGACTTCAAG ATGTGGATCAACCCATGTGCTCAGGTCATTTTTGATTCAGACCCAGCCCCTAAGGACACGAGTGGGGCAGCTGCACTAGAGATGATGTCTCAGGCCATGATCAG GGGCATGATGGATGAGGAAGGGAACCAGTTTGTGGCTTATTTTCTACCTGTGGAAGAGACATTGAAGAAACGAAAACGGGaccaggaggaagagatggactATGCACCAGATGATGT GTATGACTACAAGATTGCTCGGGAATACAACTGGAATGTGAAGAACAAGGCCAGTAAGGGCTATGAGGAAAACTACTTCTTCATCTTTCGGGAGGGCGACGGGGTCTACTACAATGAACTGGAGACCAG GGTCCGTCTTAGTAAGCGTCGGGCCAAGGCTGGGGTTCAGTCAGGTACCAATGCTCTGCTTGTGGTCAAACACCGTGACATGAACGAAAAGGAATTAGAAGCCCAG GAGGCACGAAAGGCTCAGTTGGAAAACCACGaaccagaggaagaggaggaagaggagatggaggctGAAGAGAAAGAAGCTGGGGGCTCAG ATGAGGAGCATGAGAAGGGCAGCAGTAGTGAAAAGGAAGGCAGTGAGGATGAGCGCTCTGGCAGTGAGAGTGACCGAGAGGAGGGTGACAGGGACGAAGCAAGTGACAAGAGTGGCAGCGGCGAGGACGAGAGCAGTGAGGATGAAGCTCGTGCTGCTCGGGACAAAGAAGAGATTTTCGGTAGTGATGCTGATTCAGAAGATGATGCTGACTCTGATGATGAGGAGAGAGGGCAGGCCCGTAGGGGCAGTGACAATGACTCTGACAGTGGCAGTGATGGGGGTGGCCAGCGGAGCCGCAGCCAGAGTAGGAGCCGCAGCCGGAGCGCCAGCCCTTTCCCCAGTGGCAGTGAGCACTCAGCTCAGGAGGACGGCAGTGAAGCTGCAGCTTCTGATTCCAGTGAGGCTGACAGTGACAGTGACTGA
- the Med29 gene encoding mediator of RNA polymerase II transcription subunit 29 — MAAPQQQASAVSSAAGVSGPGSAGGPGPQQQPQPTQLVGPGQSGLLQQQQQDFDPVQRYKMLIPQLKESLQTLMKVAAQNLIQNTNIDNGQKSSDGPIQRFDKCLEEFYALCDQLELCLRLAHECLSQSCDSAKHSPTLVPTATKPDAVQPDSLPYPQYLAVIKAQITCAKDIHTALLDCANKVTGKTTAASAGPGGSL; from the exons ATGGCTGCGCCCCAGCAGCAGGCTTCGGCGGTTTCCTCTGCAGCGGGTGTGTCAGGTCCGGGTTCTGCCGGTGGCCCGGGTCCCCAGCAACAGCCGCAACCGACGCAACTGGTGGGACCCGGCCAAAGCGGgctcctgcagcagcagcaacaggacTTCGATCCTGTGCAGCGCTACAAGATGCTCATCCCGCAGCTGAAGGAGAGTCTCCAG ACTTTGATGAAGGTTGCAGCCCAGAACCTGATTCAGAACACTAACATTGACAATGGACA GAAGAGCAGTGATGGACCCATACAGCGATTTGACAAGTGTCTGGAAGAGTTCTACGCTCTCTGTGATCAGCTGGAACTCTGCTTG CGCCTGGCCCACGAATGCCTTTCACAGAGCTGTGACAGCGCCAAGCACTCTCCGACACTGGTACCCACAGCCACCAAGCCAGATGCAGTGCAACCGGATAGCTTGCCCTATCCTCAGTACCTGGCTGTCATCAAAGCCCAGATTACCTGTGCCAAAGACATTCACACTGCCCTGCTGGACTGTGCCAACAAGGTCACAGGCAAGACGACTGCAGCCTCAGCTGGCCCTGGGGGCAGTCTCTGA